The following is a genomic window from Coleofasciculaceae cyanobacterium.
TTTGTGAGTTATTAATTGCTTTTGCTTTGACTCGAATTTTTTTTCTGTTATGAGATAAGTAGCGAATTGTTCTGATGATGCTAATAACTGACGAAGAATCTTAGCAACTTCAAGTTGAGCGTTAAGCCGTTGTTCGCAGTCTGCGGAGGTATTTTGCAACCAATTTTCAATTAAATTCTCTTCGAGAAATGGCTCTCCTTCCAGTCCAACAGAGCTTTTGTTTCCTTTTCTAACAGCGCGGATTGCTGGATTATGTTTTAGTCGGGACAGAGCATTATCTACGGCTAAGTTAGCTTGAGAAGCGATTAATGTACGTCCTCCTCGTAAAGCAACCTGATAGCAAATCTCTGCAATTACAGTGGTTTTACCTGTTCCTGGTGGTCCTTGAATTAATGCTAAATCTGGTGCAGACAGCACTGTCTCTACGGCAGCTTTTTGAGAGGAATTAGTAGTTTTCAGTAATAAATCTTGTGGCTGAATTTGGACTATTTCTCTGGGTTCTCTGGCTTGGTCAGCATCAAACAAAAACTGACCTAAATAGGGATTTTGCGTTTTTCCCCTGTCTAAGTTTTCTAAAGCTTGTTTCTTCCGTTTAATTTGAGTGAGATCGCCACGCGCCTCGAAAGATAGCAGTCCTTCTTGTAGTAATTCATAATGTCCTTCAGCAAGGGAATCAAATATCTCAGAATCCAAACTAATTTTGAGAAAATTCTTTTCAGAATCTATTGATTCAATCGTTCCTAATTCTCTTCCATCACTATTACTTGAATTATTTTCTAACAGCTTGATGTTTTGATTATGCGCCCGTTTAGCTCTTTGCCAAAAATCATCTAAAGCAAGATAATTTTCAGCTTTGCCGTTTAAAGTTGCCGATTCAGCATCAACAGCAAAAGTAATATTTCTGGTTGCTTCACCATAATTATGACTGACAAAAGGTACGCAGAATTGTTTTTCTTTAGCTAGACGTTCTTCAACTCCCACAAAAGCTTTCCAAGCTTTTAACTGTTGTTCTGTTGGGATACAATCTTGTTTAAATGGCATATCTGCCATACGTTCTATTATTTCGTGTGGTACTCCAATACCATATTTATAATTAGAGCGAAGACGAAGATAAAACGGCGCACTGAAAGCATCTTGCTTTCCTTTATGCATTGGAAGCAATTTAGTGGAGAGTATTTTTAAACCACCCTCTCCATTTGAACTGACAGCAGCTCTTAATCCTAAAGTTAACCCCCGCTCTTCTAGTCTTTCAGGTAATTTAAG
Proteins encoded in this region:
- a CDS encoding AAA domain-containing protein; translation: MNNSYEDWGYKFTYKASKNFVLDIEPALEENLEFQNPQNIAEQLMLDLFCQTPRLFYLTRQGQGREPGEQKWGLTIATDSDGLKLPERLEERGLTLGLRAAVSSNGEGGLKILSTKLLPMHKGKQDAFSAPFYLRLRSNYKYGIGVPHEIIERMADMPFKQDCIPTEQQLKAWKAFVGVEERLAKEKQFCVPFVSHNYGEATRNITFAVDAESATLNGKAENYLALDDFWQRAKRAHNQNIKLLENNSSNSDGRELGTIESIDSEKNFLKISLDSEIFDSLAEGHYELLQEGLLSFEARGDLTQIKRKKQALENLDRGKTQNPYLGQFLFDADQAREPREIVQIQPQDLLLKTTNSSQKAAVETVLSAPDLALIQGPPGTGKTTVIAEICYQVALRGGRTLIASQANLAVDNALSRLKHNPAIRAVRKGNKSSVGLEGEPFLEENLIENWLQNTSADCEQRLNAQLEVAKILRQLLASSEQFATYLITEKKFESKQKQLITHKQILETNYQNKLNAHKIAQDKQQKIGLCRKKRKYLCSIVRTDNNTHDLDSSDEFKTTFPMATFPTRNYSTQPALVLPLSSQLQELRVNDVGTRT